A window of the Coturnix japonica isolate 7356 chromosome 12, Coturnix japonica 2.1, whole genome shotgun sequence genome harbors these coding sequences:
- the LOC107319567 gene encoding cytochrome b561 domain-containing protein 2: protein MALPAEAESRLFRSLRAAAGAAAHAAALGLPAGVAVLARPGSSLFSWHPLLMALAVSLLMTEALLVFSPEASPLRALSRKAKARAHWALQVLAVLCAALGLGLVAYNKHVHGTGHLRTWHGRVGLLTALYFAAQSLGGLLLLYPKLAGGWTPGKLRLYHATAGLVGYLLGCASLMLGMCSLWFTTAARGAAWYLAVLCPVLTSLVVMNQVSNAYLYRKRSQH, encoded by the exons ATGGCGCTGCCGGCCGAGGCCGAGTCGCGGCTGTTCCGCTCGTTACGCGCTGCCGCCGGTGCTGCCGCTCACGCCGCGGCGCTGGGGCTGCCCGCTGGGGTGGCCGTGCTGGCGCGGCCCGGCTCCA GCCTGTTCTCGTGGCACCCGCTGCTGATGGCGCTGGCG GTGTCGCTGCTCATGACCGAGGCGCTGCTCGTCTTCTCCCCGGAGGCGTCTCCGCTGCGCGCTCTGTCCCGCAAGGCCAAGGCTCGGGCGCACTGGGCGCTGCAGGTGCTGGCCGTGCTGTGCGCCgcgctggggctggggctggtggcCTACAACAAACACGTGCACGGCACCGGGCACCTGCGCACGTGGCACGGCCGGGTCGGGCTGCTGACCGCGCTGTACTTCGCGGCCCAGAGCCTGGgcgggctgctgctgctctaccCCAAGCTGGCGGGCGGCTGGACGCCGGGCAAACTGCGGCTGTACCACGCCACGGCCGGGCTGGTGGGATACCTGCTGGGCTGCGCCAGCCTCATGCTGGGCATGTGCTCGCTGTGGTTCACCACCGCAGCCCGCGGGGCCGCCTGGTACCTGGCCGTGCTGTGCCCCGTGCTCACCAGCCTGGTGGTGATGAACCAGGTGAGCAACGCCTACCTGTACCGCAAGCGGAGCCAGCACTGA
- the TMEM115 gene encoding transmembrane protein 115: MRRYLPAARQHCVAALGGSSVVVKALSGAVLLLYALSFALDTAHALAVTPGFLLLPRCWLWTLLTHGLVERSALGAGLSLGAVGAAGRLLEPRWGALELLVFFAVVNAAVGLLAAASYFLAYAATFRVSYLFDVRIHGGLGFLAAVLVALKQTVGDGTALRVPQVRVKAVPVLLLLLLAALRLAGLIESPALASYGFGLLSSWVYLRFYQRHSRGRGDMSDHFAFATFFPEVLQPAVGLGANLLHALLVKARLCRKTVKRYDVGAPSSITISLPGTDPQDAERRRQLALKALNERLKRVEDQTAWPSMEDEEEEVVVKSEAPLLPEASVAGKAASHESSLITFEDAPSQP, encoded by the exons ATGCGGCGGTACCTGCCCGCGGCCCGGCAGCACTGCGTGGCGGCGCTGGGCGGCAGCAGCGTGGTGGTGAAGGCGCTGAGCGGggccgtgctgctgctgtacGCGCTGTCCTTCGCGCTGGACACGGCGCACGCTCTGGCCGTGACGCCcggcttcctgctgctgccccgcTGCTGGCTCTGGACGCTGCTGACGCACGGGCTGGTGGAGCGCAGCGCGCTGGGCGCGGGGCTCAGCCTGGGCGCCgtgggggcggcggggcggctgCTGGAGCCGCGCTGGGGGGCGCTGGAGCTGCTCGTGTTCTTCGCCGTGGTCAACGCGGCCGTGGGGCTGCTGGCCGCCGCCTCCTACTTCCTCGCCTACGCCGCCACGTTCCGCGTGTCCTACCTGTTCGACGTGCGCATCCACGGCGGGCTCGGCTTCCTGGCCGCGGTGCTGGTGGCCCTCAAGCAGACCGTGGGCGACGGCACCGCGCTCCGGGTGCCGCAGGTGCGGGTGAAGGCCGTGCccgtgctgctgctcctgctgctggccgCGCTGCGCCTCGCCGGCCTCATCGAGAGCCCCGCGCTGGCGTCCTACGGCTTCGGGCTGCTGTCCAGCTGGGTCTATCTGCGCTTCTACCAGCGGCACAGCCGGGGCCGCGGAGACATGTCCGACCACTTCGCCTTCGCCACGTTCTTCCCCGAGGTGCTGCAACCCGCCGTGGGGCTGGGAGCCAACCTGCTGCACGCGCTGCTGGTCAAGGCGCGGCTCTGCAGGAAGACGGTGAAGCGCTACGACGTGGGCGCCCCGTCCTCCATCACCATCAGCCTCCCGGGAACCGACCCGCAGGACGCCGAGAGGAGAAG gcagctggccCTGAAGGCACTGAATGAGCGGCTGAAGCGCGTGGAAGACCAGACAGCCTGGCCCAGCAtggaggacgaggaggaggaggtggtggtgaaGAGCGAAGCCCCACTGCTCCCCGAGGCCAGCGTGGCTGGGAAGGCAGCCAGCCACGAGAGCAGCCTGATCACCTTTGAGGATGCCCCGTCACAGCcgtga
- the CACNA2D2 gene encoding voltage-dependent calcium channel subunit alpha-2/delta-2 isoform X1 has protein sequence MAMAAPTGSAAPVAPALCGHLALLLLLAAPAAHGYSFPQQHTMQYWARRLEQEIDGVMRIFGGVQQLRGIYNENRNLFEVKENVPRKLVEKVAGDIESLLAKKVRALKRLANAAEKFQKAHHWQDNIREEDIEYYDSKADTEFVSADDPDGEEIEREKSNSLKLEFTDDANFKTKVNYSYAAVQIPTDIYKGSTVILNELNWTQALEDVFIENRKEDPSLLWQVFGSATGVTRYYPATPWRAPNKIDLYDVRRRPWYIQGASSPKDMVIIVDVSGSVSGLTLKLMKTSVHEMLDTLSDDDYVNVASFNEKAKPVSCFKHLVQANIRNKKVFKEDVQGMVAKGTTDYKAGFEYAFDQLQNSNITRANCNKMIMMFTDGGEDRVQDVFEKYNWPNKTVRVFTFSVGQHNYDVTPLQWMACANKGYYFEIPSIGAIRINTQEYLDVLGRPMVLAGNRAKQVQWTNVYQDALGLGLVVTGTLPVFNLTEDNSDRKNQLILGVMGIDVALNDIKKLTPRYNLGANGYVFAIDLNGYVLLHPNLQPQIINFREPVTLDFLDAELEDENKEEIRRSMIDGNDGQRFIKTLIKSLDEQYIDEVFRTYTWAPIKSTNYSLGLVLPPYSTYYIQANLSDQILQVKYFEYLLPNSFESEGHVFIAPREYCKDLDLSDNNTEFLENFIALMEKVTPDSKQCDNFLLHNLILDTGITQQLVERVWKDQDLNTYSLLAVFAATDGGITRVFPNKAADDWEEEPEPFNASFYRRSLDNKGYIFKPPYRDDGYRGLDLENNTIGILVSTAVELSIGGKTLKPAVVGVKLDLEAWAEKFKVLASNRTDRDQLGSRRCDPSSSCEMDCEANNKDLICVLIDDGGFLVLSNQEDHWYQVGKFFSEVDANLMSALYNNSFYARKESYDFQSVCAPEAQSNTGAAPRGVFVPTVADLLNLAWWTSAAAWSLFQQFLYSLTYSSWFQTEDVMADGMEARETSCIMKQTQYYFSTVNATYNAIIDCGNCSRLFHAQRLANTNLLFVVADKPLCSQCESVKLMQAEVRAPPRDPNQCELVDRPRYRKGPHICFDYNATEDTSDCGRGASFTPSLGVLLSLQLLLLYASTSRHPLPPAACL, from the exons AGGCTGGCCAACGCAGCAGAGAAGTTCCAGAAGGCCCATCACTGGCAGGACAACATCCGG gAGGAGGACATCGAGTACTATGACTCCAAGGCGGACACAGAATTCGTGAGTGCT GATGATCCCGATGGGGAAGAAATTGAGCGGGAGAAATCCAACTCCCTAAAGCTGGAGTTCACCGATGATGCCAACTTCAAGACCAAGGTTAACTACTCATATGCCGCCGTGCAGATCCCCACTGACATCTACAAAGGCT CCACCGTGATCCTCAACGAGCTGAACTGGACGCAGGCACTGGAGGACGTCTTCATTGAGAACCGCAAGGAAGACCCCTCCCTGCTCTGGCAGGTCTTTGGCAGCGCCACCGGCGTCACCCGCTACTACCCTG CCACCCCATGGAGAGCACCCAATAAGATTGACCTGTATGATGTGCGCAGACGGCCCTG GTACATCCAGGGTGCTTCATCCCCAAAGGACATGGTCATCATTGTGGATGT gagCGGCAGTGTGAGCGGCCTCACCCTCAAGCTGATGAAGACCTCAGTCCACGAGATGCTGGACACGCTCTCGGATGATGACTACGTCAACGTGGCCTCG TTCAACGAGAAGGCAAAGCCAGTGTCGTGCTTCAAGCACCTGGTGCAGGCCAACATCCGCAACAAGAAGGTCTTCAAGGAGGATGTGCAGGGCATGGTGGCCAAGGGCACAACTGACTACAAGGCTGGCTTTGAGTATGCCTTCGACCAGCTGCAGAAT TCCAACATCACACGTGCCAACTGCAACAAGATGATCATGATGTTCACGGATGGTGGTGAGGACCGAGTGCAGGACGTCTTTGAGAAGTACAACTGGCCCAATAAGACA GTGCGTGTCTTTACCTTCTCTGTGGGACAGCACAACTATGACGTGACCCCGCTGCAGTGGATGGCATGTGCCAACAAAG GTTACTACTTTGAAATCCCCTCTATTGGCGCCATCCGCATCAACACACAG GAGTACCTGGATGTGCTGGGCAGGCCCATGGTGTTGGCTGGAAACCGTGCCAAGCAGGTGCAGTGGACCAACGTCTACCAGGATGCGCTG gggctggggctggtggtgACAGGCACGCTGCCTGTGTTCAACCTGACAGAGGACAACAGTGACAGGAAG AACCAGCTTATCCTGGGTGTGATGGGGATCGACGTGGCGCTGAACGACATCAAGAAGCTGACACCACGATACAAT CTGGGCGCCAATGGTTATGTCTTCGCCATTGACTTGAATGGCTACGTGCTGCTGCACCCCAACCTGCAGCCCCAG ATCATCAATTTCCGTGAGCCGGTGACGCTGGACTTCCTGGATGCTGAACTGGAGGATGAGAACAAGGAGGAg ATCCGGAGAAGCATGATTGATGGGAACGATGGGCAGAGGTTCATCAAGACACTTATCAAGTCGCTGGATGAG CAATACATCGACGAGGTGTTCAGGACCTACACGTGGGCTCCCATCAAAAGCACCAACTACAG CCTGGGGCTGGTCCTGCCCCCCTACAGCACCTACTACATCCAGGCCAACCTCAGTGACCAGATCCTACAAGTGAAGT ATTTTGAATACCTGCTGCCCAACAGCTTTGAGTCGGAGGGACATGTGTTCATTGCTCCCAG AGAGTATTGCAAAGACCTCGACTTGTCAGATAACAACACCGAGTTCCTGGAGAACTTTATTGCCCTCATGGAAAAGGTGACCCCAGACTCCAAGCAGT GTGACAATTTCCTCCTGCACAACCTAATCCTGGACACTGGCATCACGCAGCAACTGGTGGAGCGCGTCTGGAAGGACCAGGACCTCAACAC GTACAGTCTCCTTGCTGTCTTTGCAGCCACAGATGGGGGTATCACCCGTGTCTTCCCAAACAA AGCCGCAGATGACTGGGAGGAGGAACCAGAGCCCTTCAATGCCAGCTTCTACCGCAGGAGCCTGGATAACAAGGGCTACATATTCAAACCACCCTACCGGGATG ATGGCTACCGGGGGCTGGATCTGGAGAATAACACCATTGGGATCCTGGTGAGCACCGCGGTGGAGCTCAGCATCGGGGGCAAGACGCTAAAGCCAGCAG TGGTTGGGGTGAAGCTGGACCTGGAAGCCTGGGCGGAGAAGTTCAAGGTTCTTGCAAGCAACCGGACAGACCGTGACCAGCTGGGCTCCCGCCGG TGTGACCCCTCAAGTAGCTGTGAGATGGACTGCGAGGCCAACAACAAG GACCTCATCTGCGTCCTCATTGATGATGGAGGCTTCCTGGTGCTCTCCAACCAGGAGGATCACTGGTACCAG GTGGGCAAGTTCTTCAGTGAGGTGGATGCCAACCTGATGTCTGCCCTCTACAACAACTCCTTCTATGCCCGCAAAGAGTCCTATGACTTCCAGTCCGTCTGTGCCCCTGAGGCTCAGAGCAACACAGGAGCTGCACCACGTGGTGTCTTTGTG CCCACCGTGGCCGACCTGCTGAACCTGGCCTGGTGGacctcagcagcagcctg GTCCCTCTTCCAGCAGTTCCTCTACAGCCTCACCTACAGCAGCTGGTTCCAGACAG AGGACGTCATGGCAGACGGCATGGAGGCGAGGGAGACGAGCTGCATCATGAAGCAGACGCAGTACTACTTCAGCACCGTCAATGCCACCTACAACGCCATCATCGACTGCGGGAACTGCTCGAG GCTGTTCCACGCGCAGAGGCTGGCCAACACCAACCTGCTCTTCGTGGTGGCTGACAAGCCCCTGTGCAGCCAGTGCGAGTCCGTCAAGCTGATGCAGGCTGAGGTCAGGG CTCCCCCGAGAGACCCAAACCAGTGTGAGCTGGTGGACAGGCCCCGCTACCGGAAGGGCCCCCACATCTGCTTCGACTACAATGCAACA GAAGATACCTCAGACTGCGGCCGAGGGGCGTCCTTCACCCCCTCCCTCGGGgtcctgctctccctgcagttGCTGCTCCTCTACGCCAGCACCAGCCGGCACCCGCTGCCCCCGGCCGCCTGCCTTTAA
- the CACNA2D2 gene encoding voltage-dependent calcium channel subunit alpha-2/delta-2 isoform X2: MAMAAPTGSAAPVAPALCGHLALLLLLAAPAAHGYSFPQQHTMQYWARRLEQEIDGVMRIFGGVQQLRGIYNENRNLFEVKENVPRKLVEKVAGDIESLLAKKVRALKRLANAAEKFQKAHHWQDNIREEDIEYYDSKADTEFVSADDPDGEEIEREKSNSLKLEFTDDANFKTKVNYSYAAVQIPTDIYKGSTVILNELNWTQALEDVFIENRKEDPSLLWQVFGSATGVTRYYPATPWRAPNKIDLYDVRRRPWYIQGASSPKDMVIIVDVSGSVSGLTLKLMKTSVHEMLDTLSDDDYVNVASFNEKAKPVSCFKHLVQANIRNKKVFKEDVQGMVAKGTTDYKAGFEYAFDQLQNSNITRANCNKMIMMFTDGGEDRVQDVFEKYNWPNKTVRVFTFSVGQHNYDVTPLQWMACANKGYYFEIPSIGAIRINTQEYLDVLGRPMVLAGNRAKQVQWTNVYQDALGLGLVVTGTLPVFNLTEDNSDRKNQLILGVMGIDVALNDIKKLTPRYNLGANGYVFAIDLNGYVLLHPNLQPQIINFREPVTLDFLDAELEDENKEEIRRSMIDGNDGQRFIKTLIKSLDEQYIDEVFRTYTWAPIKSTNYSLGLVLPPYSTYYIQANLSDQILQVKLPNIKKKDFEYLLPNSFESEGHVFIAPREYCKDLDLSDNNTEFLENFIALMEKVTPDSKQCDNFLLHNLILDTGITQQLVERVWKDQDLNTYSLLAVFAATDGGITRVFPNKAADDWEEEPEPFNASFYRRSLDNKGYIFKPPYRDDGYRGLDLENNTIGILVSTAVELSIGGKTLKPAVVGVKLDLEAWAEKFKVLASNRTDRDQLGSRRCDPSSSCEMDCEANNKDLICVLIDDGGFLVLSNQEDHWYQVGKFFSEVDANLMSALYNNSFYARKESYDFQSVCAPEAQSNTGAAPRGVFVPTVADLLNLAWWTSAAAWSLFQQFLYSLTYSSWFQTEDVMADGMEARETSCIMKQTQYYFSTVNATYNAIIDCGNCSRLFHAQRLANTNLLFVVADKPLCSQCESVKLMQAEVRAPPRDPNQCELVDRPRYRKGPHICFDYNATEDTSDCGRGASFTPSLGVLLSLQLLLLYASTSRHPLPPAACL; the protein is encoded by the exons AGGCTGGCCAACGCAGCAGAGAAGTTCCAGAAGGCCCATCACTGGCAGGACAACATCCGG gAGGAGGACATCGAGTACTATGACTCCAAGGCGGACACAGAATTCGTGAGTGCT GATGATCCCGATGGGGAAGAAATTGAGCGGGAGAAATCCAACTCCCTAAAGCTGGAGTTCACCGATGATGCCAACTTCAAGACCAAGGTTAACTACTCATATGCCGCCGTGCAGATCCCCACTGACATCTACAAAGGCT CCACCGTGATCCTCAACGAGCTGAACTGGACGCAGGCACTGGAGGACGTCTTCATTGAGAACCGCAAGGAAGACCCCTCCCTGCTCTGGCAGGTCTTTGGCAGCGCCACCGGCGTCACCCGCTACTACCCTG CCACCCCATGGAGAGCACCCAATAAGATTGACCTGTATGATGTGCGCAGACGGCCCTG GTACATCCAGGGTGCTTCATCCCCAAAGGACATGGTCATCATTGTGGATGT gagCGGCAGTGTGAGCGGCCTCACCCTCAAGCTGATGAAGACCTCAGTCCACGAGATGCTGGACACGCTCTCGGATGATGACTACGTCAACGTGGCCTCG TTCAACGAGAAGGCAAAGCCAGTGTCGTGCTTCAAGCACCTGGTGCAGGCCAACATCCGCAACAAGAAGGTCTTCAAGGAGGATGTGCAGGGCATGGTGGCCAAGGGCACAACTGACTACAAGGCTGGCTTTGAGTATGCCTTCGACCAGCTGCAGAAT TCCAACATCACACGTGCCAACTGCAACAAGATGATCATGATGTTCACGGATGGTGGTGAGGACCGAGTGCAGGACGTCTTTGAGAAGTACAACTGGCCCAATAAGACA GTGCGTGTCTTTACCTTCTCTGTGGGACAGCACAACTATGACGTGACCCCGCTGCAGTGGATGGCATGTGCCAACAAAG GTTACTACTTTGAAATCCCCTCTATTGGCGCCATCCGCATCAACACACAG GAGTACCTGGATGTGCTGGGCAGGCCCATGGTGTTGGCTGGAAACCGTGCCAAGCAGGTGCAGTGGACCAACGTCTACCAGGATGCGCTG gggctggggctggtggtgACAGGCACGCTGCCTGTGTTCAACCTGACAGAGGACAACAGTGACAGGAAG AACCAGCTTATCCTGGGTGTGATGGGGATCGACGTGGCGCTGAACGACATCAAGAAGCTGACACCACGATACAAT CTGGGCGCCAATGGTTATGTCTTCGCCATTGACTTGAATGGCTACGTGCTGCTGCACCCCAACCTGCAGCCCCAG ATCATCAATTTCCGTGAGCCGGTGACGCTGGACTTCCTGGATGCTGAACTGGAGGATGAGAACAAGGAGGAg ATCCGGAGAAGCATGATTGATGGGAACGATGGGCAGAGGTTCATCAAGACACTTATCAAGTCGCTGGATGAG CAATACATCGACGAGGTGTTCAGGACCTACACGTGGGCTCCCATCAAAAGCACCAACTACAG CCTGGGGCTGGTCCTGCCCCCCTACAGCACCTACTACATCCAGGCCAACCTCAGTGACCAGATCCTACAAGTGAAGT TACCAAACATCAAAAAGAAGG ATTTTGAATACCTGCTGCCCAACAGCTTTGAGTCGGAGGGACATGTGTTCATTGCTCCCAG AGAGTATTGCAAAGACCTCGACTTGTCAGATAACAACACCGAGTTCCTGGAGAACTTTATTGCCCTCATGGAAAAGGTGACCCCAGACTCCAAGCAGT GTGACAATTTCCTCCTGCACAACCTAATCCTGGACACTGGCATCACGCAGCAACTGGTGGAGCGCGTCTGGAAGGACCAGGACCTCAACAC GTACAGTCTCCTTGCTGTCTTTGCAGCCACAGATGGGGGTATCACCCGTGTCTTCCCAAACAA AGCCGCAGATGACTGGGAGGAGGAACCAGAGCCCTTCAATGCCAGCTTCTACCGCAGGAGCCTGGATAACAAGGGCTACATATTCAAACCACCCTACCGGGATG ATGGCTACCGGGGGCTGGATCTGGAGAATAACACCATTGGGATCCTGGTGAGCACCGCGGTGGAGCTCAGCATCGGGGGCAAGACGCTAAAGCCAGCAG TGGTTGGGGTGAAGCTGGACCTGGAAGCCTGGGCGGAGAAGTTCAAGGTTCTTGCAAGCAACCGGACAGACCGTGACCAGCTGGGCTCCCGCCGG TGTGACCCCTCAAGTAGCTGTGAGATGGACTGCGAGGCCAACAACAAG GACCTCATCTGCGTCCTCATTGATGATGGAGGCTTCCTGGTGCTCTCCAACCAGGAGGATCACTGGTACCAG GTGGGCAAGTTCTTCAGTGAGGTGGATGCCAACCTGATGTCTGCCCTCTACAACAACTCCTTCTATGCCCGCAAAGAGTCCTATGACTTCCAGTCCGTCTGTGCCCCTGAGGCTCAGAGCAACACAGGAGCTGCACCACGTGGTGTCTTTGTG CCCACCGTGGCCGACCTGCTGAACCTGGCCTGGTGGacctcagcagcagcctg GTCCCTCTTCCAGCAGTTCCTCTACAGCCTCACCTACAGCAGCTGGTTCCAGACAG AGGACGTCATGGCAGACGGCATGGAGGCGAGGGAGACGAGCTGCATCATGAAGCAGACGCAGTACTACTTCAGCACCGTCAATGCCACCTACAACGCCATCATCGACTGCGGGAACTGCTCGAG GCTGTTCCACGCGCAGAGGCTGGCCAACACCAACCTGCTCTTCGTGGTGGCTGACAAGCCCCTGTGCAGCCAGTGCGAGTCCGTCAAGCTGATGCAGGCTGAGGTCAGGG CTCCCCCGAGAGACCCAAACCAGTGTGAGCTGGTGGACAGGCCCCGCTACCGGAAGGGCCCCCACATCTGCTTCGACTACAATGCAACA GAAGATACCTCAGACTGCGGCCGAGGGGCGTCCTTCACCCCCTCCCTCGGGgtcctgctctccctgcagttGCTGCTCCTCTACGCCAGCACCAGCCGGCACCCGCTGCCCCCGGCCGCCTGCCTTTAA